One stretch of Jiangella gansuensis DSM 44835 DNA includes these proteins:
- the secE gene encoding preprotein translocase subunit SecE, translated as MTETSGKTATPERPRPPRRRGPFARLSLWVRQVVAELRKVVYPTRKQLLTYTAVVLVFVAIMITIISLLDLGLGWAMFEVFG; from the coding sequence GTGACGGAGACCAGCGGCAAGACCGCTACACCCGAGCGTCCCCGGCCGCCACGGCGGCGTGGGCCGTTCGCTCGGCTGTCGCTGTGGGTCCGCCAGGTCGTGGCGGAACTGCGCAAGGTCGTCTACCCGACCCGCAAGCAGCTGCTCACGTACACCGCTGTCGTCCTCGTCTTCGTCGCGATCATGATCACGATCATCTCCCTGCTGGACCTCGGTCTGGGCTGGGCGATGTTCGAGGTCTTCGGCTGA
- a CDS encoding adenosine deaminase, with translation MTLSETAPQARQRAGRDLRALPKAHLHLHFTGSMRHSTLLDLADEHGVRLPDALREDWPPVLSAADEKGWFRFQRLYDLARSVLQTEADVRRLLLEAAQDEAAEGSGWLEIQVDPSGYGSRFGGITAFTDLVLDAARQASTSTGVGMAIVIAANRTRHPLDARTLARLAAQYAGRGVVGFGLSNDERRGVIAEFAPAFAIANRADLLSVPHGGELRGPDSARACLDDLGANRLGHGIRSAEDPALLERVAAAGVTLEVCPASNVSLGVYPTAADVPLRTIRAAGARVALGADDPLLFGSRLLEQYETARHVHGFDDTELAGLARGSIEGSAAPSDVRRRLLDAVDAWLASDPVPPAHPK, from the coding sequence GTGACGCTGTCCGAGACCGCACCCCAGGCCCGCCAGCGGGCCGGCCGCGACCTGCGCGCGCTGCCGAAGGCGCACCTGCACCTGCACTTCACCGGGTCGATGCGCCACTCGACGCTGCTCGACCTCGCGGACGAGCACGGGGTGCGGTTGCCGGACGCGTTGCGTGAGGACTGGCCGCCGGTGCTGTCCGCGGCCGACGAGAAGGGCTGGTTCCGCTTTCAGCGGCTCTACGACCTCGCCCGCTCGGTGCTGCAGACGGAGGCCGACGTGCGCCGGCTGCTGCTGGAAGCCGCACAGGATGAGGCCGCCGAGGGTTCCGGCTGGCTGGAGATCCAGGTCGACCCGTCCGGCTACGGCAGCAGGTTCGGCGGCATCACCGCGTTCACCGACCTGGTCCTCGACGCCGCCCGGCAGGCGTCCACGTCGACGGGCGTCGGGATGGCGATCGTCATCGCGGCCAACCGCACCCGGCATCCGCTCGATGCCCGCACCCTCGCCCGCCTGGCCGCTCAGTACGCCGGCCGGGGCGTCGTCGGGTTCGGGCTCTCCAACGACGAGCGCCGCGGCGTGATCGCCGAGTTCGCGCCGGCGTTCGCGATCGCCAACCGGGCCGATCTGCTGTCCGTGCCGCACGGCGGGGAGCTACGCGGCCCCGACAGCGCCCGGGCCTGCCTGGACGACCTCGGCGCGAATCGGCTCGGGCACGGCATCCGGTCGGCGGAGGACCCAGCGCTGCTGGAGCGCGTCGCCGCGGCCGGTGTCACGCTGGAGGTCTGCCCGGCCTCGAACGTCAGCCTCGGCGTCTATCCCACCGCCGCGGACGTCCCACTACGGACGATCCGCGCCGCCGGTGCTCGGGTCGCCCTGGGCGCCGACGACCCCCTGCTGTTCGGCTCGCGACTGCTCGAGCAATACGAGACCGCCCGGCACGTCCACGGTTTCGACGACACCGAGCTGGCCGGGCTGGCGCGCGGCTCGATCGAGGGCTCAGCCGCCCCGTCGGACGTTCGCCGGCGCCTCCTCGACGCCGTCGACGCCTGGCTTGCCTCCGATCCGGTCCCGCCCGCGCACCCGAAATGA
- the rplK gene encoding 50S ribosomal protein L11, which produces MPAKKKVAGLIKLQIQAGQATPAPPVGPALGQHGVNIMEFCKAYNAATESQRGNVVPVEITVYEDRSFTFITKTPPAARLILKAAGIDKGSGEPHRAKVASITREQLRAIAEQKMPDLNANDLDAAEKIIAGTARQMGVTVAD; this is translated from the coding sequence ATGCCAGCGAAGAAGAAGGTCGCAGGCCTGATCAAGCTCCAGATCCAGGCCGGCCAGGCGACCCCCGCGCCGCCCGTGGGCCCCGCGCTGGGCCAGCACGGCGTGAACATCATGGAGTTCTGCAAGGCGTACAACGCGGCTACCGAGTCGCAGCGCGGCAACGTGGTGCCGGTGGAGATCACGGTCTACGAGGACCGGTCCTTCACCTTCATCACCAAGACGCCGCCCGCGGCCCGGCTGATCCTGAAGGCCGCCGGTATCGACAAGGGCTCCGGCGAGCCGCACCGCGCCAAGGTCGCGAGCATCACGCGCGAGCAGCTGCGGGCCATCGCCGAGCAGAAGATGCCCGACCTGAACGCCAACGACCTCGACGCCGCCGAGAAGATCATCGCGGGCACCGCCCGGCAGATGGGTGTCACGGTCGCCGACTGA
- the rplA gene encoding 50S ribosomal protein L1, with protein sequence MKRSKSYRAAAEKIDRDRLYTPLEAVRLARETSTTKYDSTVEVALRLGVDPRKADQMVRGTVNLPHGTGKTARVLVFAVGPKAEEAKAAGADIVGGDELVEEIQGGRLDFDAVVATPDMMGKVGRLGRVLGPRGLMPNPKTGTVTMDVEKAVSDIKGGKIEFRVDRHSNLHFIIGKASFSEQALAENYAAALDEVHRLKPSASKGRYIRKAALTTTMGPSIPLDPSKVRAAESADA encoded by the coding sequence ATGAAGCGCAGCAAGTCCTACCGCGCCGCGGCGGAGAAGATCGACCGCGACCGGCTCTACACCCCGCTCGAGGCCGTCCGTTTGGCCCGCGAGACGTCGACCACCAAGTACGACTCCACCGTCGAGGTGGCGCTCCGGCTCGGTGTCGACCCGCGAAAGGCCGACCAGATGGTCCGCGGCACCGTCAACCTCCCGCACGGCACCGGCAAGACCGCTCGGGTCCTGGTCTTCGCCGTCGGCCCCAAGGCTGAGGAGGCGAAGGCGGCCGGCGCCGACATTGTCGGCGGCGACGAGCTGGTCGAGGAGATCCAAGGCGGGCGTCTGGACTTCGACGCCGTCGTGGCCACCCCGGACATGATGGGCAAGGTCGGCCGGCTGGGTCGCGTGCTCGGCCCGCGAGGCCTGATGCCGAACCCGAAGACCGGCACCGTGACCATGGACGTCGAGAAGGCCGTGTCCGACATCAAGGGCGGCAAGATCGAGTTCCGCGTTGACCGGCACTCGAACCTCCACTTCATCATCGGCAAGGCCTCGTTCTCCGAGCAGGCACTGGCCGAGAACTATGCTGCCGCCCTCGACGAGGTCCACCGGCTCAAGCCGTCCGCGTCCAAGGGCCGGTACATCCGCAAGGCGGCCCTCACCACCACCATGGGCCCGAGCATCCCGCTCGACCCGTCCAAGGTCCGGGCGGCGGAGTCCGCTGACGCATGA
- the rplJ gene encoding 50S ribosomal protein L10: MARPDKAAAVADLADEFRSSNAVVLTEYRGLTVKQLTDLRRSLGGNASYAVVKNTLTKIAAKEAGIDGLDQYLTGPSAIAFVKGDPVEAAKGLRDFAKANPVLVVKGGLLEGAPLSSEEITKLADLESREVLLSKLAGAMKASLQNAVSLFAAPLAQTARVVEALRQKAEADPSILAGGAGTPAPAAEEPAAEAAAETAEAPAEAAADAPAEADAPAAEQNEG, from the coding sequence ATGGCGAGGCCTGACAAGGCAGCCGCGGTCGCGGATCTGGCGGACGAGTTCCGTTCCAGCAACGCGGTCGTGCTGACCGAGTACCGCGGCCTCACCGTCAAGCAGCTGACGGACCTCCGTCGGTCGCTCGGTGGGAACGCGTCCTACGCCGTGGTGAAGAACACGCTGACCAAGATCGCGGCCAAAGAGGCCGGGATCGATGGGCTCGACCAGTACCTGACCGGTCCGTCGGCCATCGCCTTCGTCAAGGGCGACCCGGTCGAGGCCGCCAAGGGCCTGCGTGACTTCGCCAAGGCCAACCCCGTCCTCGTCGTGAAGGGCGGCCTGCTCGAGGGCGCGCCGCTCTCGAGCGAGGAGATCACGAAGCTCGCCGACCTCGAGTCGCGTGAGGTTCTGCTGTCCAAGCTGGCCGGTGCGATGAAGGCGTCGCTGCAGAACGCGGTGTCGCTGTTCGCCGCCCCGCTGGCGCAGACCGCTCGCGTCGTCGAGGCGCTGCGGCAGAAGGCCGAGGCCGACCCCAGCATCCTCGCGGGTGGTGCCGGCACGCCGGCCCCCGCCGCGGAGGAGCCCGCTGCCGAGGCTGCCGCCGAGACGGCTGAGGCGCCGGCCGAGGCCGCCGCCGACGCGCCCGCCGAGGCCGATGCCCCGGCGGCGGAGCAGAACGAGGGCTGA
- the nusG gene encoding transcription termination/antitermination protein NusG — MSEHESTIEDIETGQEPTGDTGPADAAAEDEAVAAEGAGTAESEDADAVEAEGAEAGEDEAVEAEDSDPLAEFRRVLRSKPGDWFVVQTYSGMENRVRANLENRIGSLNMEDYIFEIEVPTEEVAEIKNGQRRMVKRNRFPGYVLVRMDMTDESWSAVRNTPAVTGFVGHAHQPIPLGLDEVERWLAPQVAEQAKPAEEKKQVEVVDFEVGDSVMVVDGPFATLHATINEINADSQKIKGLVEIFGRETPVELSFNQIQKL; from the coding sequence GTGTCCGAGCACGAGTCGACCATCGAGGACATCGAGACCGGTCAGGAGCCCACGGGCGACACCGGTCCGGCTGACGCTGCCGCCGAGGACGAGGCCGTCGCGGCCGAGGGCGCCGGCACGGCCGAGTCCGAGGACGCCGACGCTGTCGAGGCCGAGGGCGCTGAGGCTGGCGAGGATGAGGCCGTCGAGGCCGAGGACAGCGACCCGCTGGCGGAGTTCCGCCGGGTACTGCGGTCGAAGCCGGGCGACTGGTTCGTGGTGCAGACCTATTCGGGCATGGAGAACCGCGTCCGGGCCAATCTGGAGAACCGGATCGGCAGCCTCAACATGGAGGACTACATCTTCGAGATCGAGGTGCCCACCGAAGAGGTCGCCGAGATCAAGAACGGTCAGCGCCGCATGGTGAAGCGCAACCGCTTCCCGGGGTATGTGCTGGTCCGGATGGACATGACCGACGAGTCCTGGTCGGCGGTGCGCAACACCCCCGCCGTCACCGGCTTCGTCGGCCACGCGCACCAGCCCATCCCGCTCGGCCTGGACGAGGTCGAGCGCTGGCTGGCGCCGCAGGTGGCCGAGCAGGCCAAGCCTGCCGAGGAGAAGAAGCAGGTCGAGGTGGTCGACTTCGAGGTCGGTGACTCCGTCATGGTCGTCGACGGACCGTTCGCCACCTTGCACGCCACCATCAACGAGATCAACGCCGACTCGCAGAAGATCAAGGGTCTGGTGGAGATATTCGGCCGCGAGACCCCCGTCGAGCTCTCGTTCAACCAGATCCAGAAGCTCTGA
- the rplL gene encoding 50S ribosomal protein L7/L12: MAKLNTEELLDAFKEMSLIELSEFVKKFEETFEVTAAAPVAVAAAAPAAGGAGGGEAAAEEKDEFDVILESAGDKKIQVIKEVRGLTSLGLKEAKDLVEAAPKPLLEKVNKEAADKAKEALEGAGATVSIK, from the coding sequence ATGGCGAAGCTCAACACCGAGGAGCTCCTGGACGCGTTCAAGGAGATGTCCCTCATCGAGCTCTCCGAGTTCGTGAAGAAGTTCGAGGAGACCTTCGAGGTCACCGCGGCCGCTCCGGTCGCCGTCGCTGCCGCGGCTCCGGCCGCCGGTGGTGCGGGTGGCGGCGAGGCCGCCGCCGAGGAGAAGGACGAGTTCGACGTCATCCTCGAGTCGGCCGGCGACAAGAAGATCCAGGTCATCAAGGAGGTCCGCGGGCTCACCTCGCTCGGCCTCAAGGAGGCCAAGGACCTCGTCGAGGCCGCTCCGAAGCCGCTGCTGGAGAAGGTCAACAAGGAGGCTGCCGACAAGGCCAAGGAGGCCCTCGAGGGCGCCGGCGCCACTGTCAGCATCAAGTGA
- a CDS encoding pyridoxal phosphate-dependent aminotransferase → MDGMISPAPAGAASRRVSTRIGSITESATLAVDAKAKALKAAGRPVIGFGAGEPDFPTPDYIVEAAVAACRDPKNHRYTPAGGLPELREAIAVKTARDSGYQVEPAQVLVTNGGKQAVYQAFATMLDPGDEVLLPAPYWTTYPESISLAGGVPVEVLADETTGYRVTVEQLEAARTERTKVLLFVSPSNPTGAVYSPEAVREIGRWAYEHGIWVLTDEIYEHLVYGDATFSSIVTAVPELADTCVVVNGVAKTYAMTGWRVGWMIGPKDVVKAAANLQSHATSNVANVSQRAALAAVSGDLAAVATMRDAFDRRRRTIVSMLNEIDGVYCPEPEGAFYAYPSVKGVLGRTIAGRTPTTSAELAEIILDEAEVAVVPGEAFGPSGYLRLSYALGDDDLAEGVGRIQRLLG, encoded by the coding sequence ATGGACGGCATGATCTCGCCCGCGCCCGCCGGCGCCGCCAGCCGTCGTGTCTCCACCCGCATCGGCTCCATCACGGAGTCCGCAACGCTCGCGGTGGACGCCAAGGCGAAGGCGCTGAAGGCGGCCGGCCGCCCGGTCATCGGCTTCGGCGCCGGTGAGCCGGACTTCCCGACGCCCGACTACATCGTCGAGGCGGCGGTCGCGGCCTGCCGCGACCCGAAGAACCACCGCTACACCCCGGCCGGCGGCCTGCCCGAGCTGCGGGAGGCCATCGCCGTCAAGACCGCGCGCGACTCCGGCTACCAGGTCGAGCCCGCCCAGGTCCTCGTCACCAACGGCGGCAAGCAGGCCGTCTACCAGGCGTTCGCCACCATGCTCGACCCCGGCGACGAGGTTCTGCTGCCCGCGCCGTACTGGACCACCTATCCGGAGTCCATCTCCCTGGCCGGTGGGGTCCCGGTCGAGGTGCTCGCCGACGAGACCACCGGCTACCGCGTCACGGTCGAGCAGTTGGAGGCCGCCCGCACGGAGCGCACCAAGGTGCTGCTGTTCGTGTCGCCCTCCAACCCGACCGGTGCGGTGTACTCGCCCGAAGCCGTCCGCGAGATCGGCCGGTGGGCCTACGAGCACGGCATCTGGGTCCTCACGGACGAGATCTACGAGCACCTCGTCTACGGCGACGCGACGTTCTCGTCCATCGTCACAGCCGTCCCGGAGCTGGCCGACACCTGCGTCGTCGTCAACGGCGTGGCCAAGACCTACGCCATGACCGGCTGGCGCGTCGGCTGGATGATCGGCCCCAAGGACGTCGTCAAGGCCGCGGCGAACCTGCAGTCGCACGCGACGTCCAACGTCGCCAACGTGTCGCAGCGGGCCGCTCTGGCCGCCGTCTCCGGCGACCTCGCCGCGGTCGCGACGATGCGCGATGCATTCGACCGCCGCCGGCGCACCATCGTCTCGATGCTGAACGAGATCGACGGCGTCTACTGCCCGGAGCCGGAAGGCGCCTTCTACGCCTACCCGTCGGTGAAGGGAGTGCTCGGCCGCACCATCGCCGGGCGCACGCCCACCACCAGTGCCGAGCTCGCCGAGATCATCCTCGACGAAGCCGAGGTCGCGGTGGTGCCGGGCGAGGCGTTCGGGCCGAGCGGGTACCTGCGCCTGTCCTACGCACTCGGGGACGACGACCTCGCCGAGGGCGTCGGGCGCATCCAGCGGCTGCTCGGCTGA
- a CDS encoding alpha/beta hydrolase: MRRIPLLGRFLNWLTPDFGGIIGAACFFCWSLTPSLLPRTWIYQAMVSGLTATIGYALGVLIAWVVRLVLRRVRPALLAPSRRVRLIAWWSLGVTTSGAAAWYLTSTAGWQTELRTLMGVPSPGPNHYLLLLLVAGAIFIVFLAAGRLIRGASRRLRRFFARWVPPLAALVASVLCVTGLAFWSWTGLLYPSLLGVANDAFAAVNMETEAGNNAPTSTSHSGGPGSLVSWDSLGRKGREFVSSGPTVGELTRFNGRPAMNPVRAYIGMDSAETPAGLASLAVRELERAGGFEREVLVVVTTTGTGWVDGAAADALEYLYNGDSAIVAVQYSYLPSWISFVADQEQVRLAGTALFDAVHAAWAELPEDDRPKLIVYGESLGAMGSGAAFDSLEDLQSKVDGALWVGSPDHHDLRTTFTAEREPGSPSRLPVYQGGGEVKFWGGWQEPLDLDFDDDAPPVLFLQHASDPVTLWSWDLMFSRPEWIDEEHGPDVLPTLDWYPFVTFWQITADMALSATVPAGHGHNYGGELVDAWLAVAPPENWPDERTEELRNMVHSFRADQATGPLG, from the coding sequence GTGCGCCGCATCCCCCTACTCGGCCGGTTCCTGAACTGGCTGACACCCGACTTCGGCGGCATCATCGGTGCCGCCTGCTTCTTCTGCTGGTCGCTCACGCCGTCCCTGCTGCCACGCACCTGGATCTACCAGGCCATGGTGAGCGGTCTCACCGCCACCATCGGCTACGCGCTGGGCGTGTTGATCGCATGGGTCGTTCGCCTGGTGCTCCGCCGGGTGCGCCCGGCGCTGCTCGCCCCGTCGCGACGGGTCCGGCTGATCGCGTGGTGGTCGTTGGGGGTGACGACGTCCGGCGCGGCGGCGTGGTACCTGACGTCGACGGCCGGGTGGCAGACCGAGCTGCGCACGCTCATGGGCGTGCCGAGCCCCGGGCCCAACCACTATCTGCTGCTCCTGCTGGTGGCCGGTGCCATCTTCATCGTCTTCCTGGCAGCCGGCCGGCTGATCCGTGGTGCGTCCCGCCGGCTGCGCCGGTTCTTCGCCCGGTGGGTGCCGCCGTTGGCGGCGCTGGTCGCGTCGGTGCTGTGTGTCACGGGGTTGGCGTTCTGGTCGTGGACCGGACTGCTCTATCCGTCGTTGCTGGGCGTCGCCAATGACGCGTTCGCCGCAGTCAACATGGAGACCGAGGCCGGCAACAATGCCCCCACCAGCACCAGCCATTCCGGCGGTCCGGGGTCGCTCGTGTCGTGGGACTCGCTGGGACGCAAGGGACGCGAGTTCGTGTCGTCCGGCCCGACCGTCGGTGAGCTGACGCGGTTCAACGGCCGGCCGGCCATGAACCCGGTCCGGGCCTACATCGGTATGGACTCCGCGGAGACGCCGGCCGGCCTGGCGTCGCTGGCGGTGCGTGAGCTGGAACGGGCCGGCGGCTTCGAGCGCGAGGTGCTCGTCGTCGTCACCACCACCGGCACCGGCTGGGTGGACGGCGCAGCCGCCGACGCGCTGGAGTACCTCTACAACGGCGACTCCGCGATCGTCGCGGTGCAGTATTCGTATCTGCCCAGCTGGATCTCGTTCGTCGCCGACCAGGAGCAGGTACGTCTCGCCGGCACGGCACTGTTCGACGCGGTCCACGCCGCCTGGGCGGAGCTACCGGAGGACGACCGCCCGAAGCTCATCGTCTACGGCGAGAGCCTCGGCGCCATGGGCAGCGGCGCGGCGTTCGACTCGTTGGAGGACCTGCAGAGCAAGGTCGACGGCGCGCTGTGGGTCGGATCGCCGGACCACCACGACCTGCGCACCACGTTCACCGCCGAGCGTGAACCCGGCTCGCCGTCCCGGTTGCCGGTGTACCAGGGTGGCGGCGAGGTGAAGTTCTGGGGCGGCTGGCAGGAACCGCTGGACCTGGACTTCGACGACGATGCACCGCCGGTGCTGTTCCTGCAGCACGCCTCCGACCCGGTGACGCTGTGGTCGTGGGATCTGATGTTCAGCCGGCCGGAGTGGATCGACGAAGAGCACGGTCCGGACGTGCTGCCCACCCTCGACTGGTATCCGTTCGTCACCTTCTGGCAGATCACCGCCGACATGGCCCTTTCGGCCACGGTGCCGGCCGGGCACGGGCACAACTACGGCGGCGAGCTCGTCGACGCCTGGCTGGCCGTCGCGCCGCCGGAGAACTGGCCGGATGAGCGGACCGAGGAATTGCGCAACATGGTCCACTCCTTCCGAGCCGACCAGGCCACCGGCCCTCTGGGCTGA